AATCTAAATAAATGGATTCAAGTAAGAGAAAAAACATAAGCCACCTCTCCTTATTAGGATCGAATCAAACCTATAAATTCCTTGAGTTCTTTTTCTTGCAGAAGATAGTAGGGAAAGATCTTTTGAGTATTAAAGTATGTCCGTAGCCTTTTCCGAATCCCGGATCCGGAATCTAAAAGAGTTTTTAGAATCCTCGAAAATACCATTTAGGTCGGAAGTCCGGCTCTCCATCTTATCCTCTTTTAAAATCGGGGGAATATGTCCGGTCGTAGTAGAACCCGAAAACTCGGAACAAGTCTTAGAAGTCCTTTCTATCTTTAAAAAATTAGAACTCCCCTGGAAAATTCTCGGAGGGGGTTCGAACCTCTTAATTTCAGATCATCCGGATAACTTTGTTACACTCCGCCTTTCCGGAAAATTTAAGGAATTTGATTCTTTTGGGGAAGGAAAATTCAGAATCGGAGCCGCTACAAATACTACACCGACCTTCCGACAAATTTCTCAGACTGGTTTTACGGGTGCGGAATTTTTGAGTACAATTCCTGGTTGGACCGGAGGCGCCGTGATTCAAAACGCGGGCTGTTATGGAGGAGAACTCTTTGATCTAATTCAAACTGTAGAATTCTTAAAGAATGACGAAGTTCTCATCAGAAAGCCGAGTGAGATCGAGCATGGCTATCGATTCACGGAATTCTTAAATCGAAAAGATTCCATCATTCTGGGAATCGAAATTCTTCTAAAGGAAGGGAATGTAGAGGAAATTGAAGAATCTTTAAGAGATAAGAGAGAGAGGAGGAATTCTTCTCAACCGGAAAATAAAAGGAGCGCTGGCTCGGTCTTTAAGAATCCTAAAATTTACGGAGAAGATGGAAAGGAAATTAAAGCCTGGGAGCTAATTGATCGAGCGGGTTTGAGAGGAGTCGTGAAGGGCGGTGCCCAGATCTCCCCTGAACACTGTAATTTTATCGTGAATGTCGGAACTGCAACCGCTTCCGATGTGAACTATCTGGTTGATCTTGTCTTGGATAAAGTTTTTCAGCAAAGTGGGATTCTCTTAAAGAGGGAGATTGAGTATTTCGGCGATATTCCGTGACGAATGTTCTCCGGAATTCCGACCAAAAAACCTCCCACAACAAAACTTCAGTCCTTCGAAGCATACATAGAAAGATCAGCCTCGTGGATAAGATCTTCTAATTTTTGAAGTGAACCAACTGACATTCCCCAAGTAAAATGAAAAGGAGGATTGTTTTCCTTACATTTTTTTAAGAGAATCGTCATTGCTTCACGAAATCTCTCTTGAGTCTGAAGAATTTTTTCGCGGTTTTCGTGTTGAACGAGAACTAAGAATTCATCGCCTCCGATTCTAAAAATCTTATCCGTTCCTCGAATGACATAACGGAGAATATTTGCAAAACGACAAAGAACCTGATCTCCTGTTTTATGCCCGTAAGTGTCATTGATGATTTTAAAATCGTTGAGATCGAGTAATGCAACGAGAGCGAGCTGGTCTTCCATTCTTCTTCCTGACCATTCTTCTTTTAGATGATTGAGCTTGTTTCTATTGAAAACGCCAGTAAGAGCGTCTCTAAACGCGAGAGTTTTTGTTTCTTCATATTGATTCGAATGGACCAATGAAATTGCCGTAAAATCCGCAATTGTTTGAAGAATCATTAAATCTTCTTGCGTAAAGGAAGAACCATCGAACCGATTTACAAGCTCTATCACTCCATGAACTTGACCTCTAAAAATCATAGGAACTGCTATGATCGTCTTTGTTTCAAATCCGGTTCTATCATCAACTTTTGAGGAGAATCTTGGATCGTTCCTTGCGTTTTCTACAAAGACCGGGCTTTTGGTTTCTACTACGGATCCTGCGATTCCCTCACCAAATTTTAAACGGATGTTCTTAATTCTATCCAGCTCAAGACCTTCGGCGATAAGAAAAAATAATTCTTCCGAGCTCTCGTCGTATCTCATAAGACTCCAGTTTTCAGGACTGAAGAATAATCGAACTTCTTCCATCACGGCGTCTAAAATTTCCTGTTGCTCTAGAGAAGAAGTAATGATTTTCCCTATAGAAGAATATAACTTTATGAGTTCAGGCTTTGGGTCTTTTAAAGGCATAATCAATTTTTTCTCTTTCAACGAAATGAGGAATTTTCTGTCTTTTGAATGTGAGTTTCTATTTTACGTGATGAAACCCGTTTTTATCAAGATATTTCCTTTCACTCATAGATTTTTATTCTTTTACCAATCGACAATCAATTCAAAGGTTATTTGATCTCTTTTAGGGGAGAATTTTTGAATTAGACTCTGAATTCTATATTTAACTTTTTCTCTCTTTTTCGGGGAATTTTCCGTTTCATCGTTTCTCTCTAATTCCAAAAGGAGAACGAAGGTTTTACACATTGATATCCCTAAATATCTAGCTATTGATCGGAGTTCCGCCCAGTCTTTTTCTTTCGGGCGAAAGGAGACCCTTTTCAGATCCTGCGCTTTTCTCTGGTAAGACGTCCTTTCTAAAGAATGCGGTTTTTGTTCCTGAAACAGTTGCGCTTTATATTCATTTAGAAGAATTTCCAGGTATCTACTTAGACTCTTATTCTTCTTAATCTTTGATAGAGTGTAAGAATAGAGTTGATATGGAACATAAAGATCGGCAGTAAACGCACCAGATCGTCTTATTTCCCTTAGCTTTCTTTCATGTGAGAATTTACTTATTTTTATATTTTTCCCGCTCATGCCCGAAACGGTTCCGAGAAGTTTTCGGAGAGAGCTGAAAAGTGAATTTTTTTGTGAAATTGATTCGGAGTTCCGACTCAATTTCACAAAAAATATCCCCTCTGGAGAAAACGGGTTTTGCCGGTAGGACTTTTCCCCCGTAGTTCCGACCCCTAAATTCCCAGAATCAACTCAATCCGATCCTCAAGACCGCGAACTCGATCCAAATACAAAGCCTCCACGGAACAGGCCAAAACTAAACTATGTAAAAGATCAACGCAGAGGGAAAGTTTCTCTTCTTTTCTCTGAATCAATTCGTTTCTCTCAAAAGCGACTTCAAGCAATCTTCTATACTGACTTCCGTATCTTTCCGTATATTCATTTTGTAAATTAACCGGAGCGGAGTAGATCAAGCTAAAAGGGAGTCTTGCTTTATCAGGATATTCTTTTGCAGTCAAGGCAATCGCTCTAAAAATGGAAATTACTTCCGTGTGAAGGCCTTGATCTCTAACAACTCTTCTTCGAATCTCATTGAGAATAAGTAGATGAGTTGCAATGAGAGCCTTTCTAAAAAGATTTTCTTTTGAATGAAAATGATGATAGATACTGGGTTGTTCCAAACCGCATTCTTTACTGATTTCACGTAAAGAGGTTCCATGAAATCCTTTTTTAGAAAACGCAATCGCCGCACCTTCTAAAATTCTTTCTCGAGAATTTTTATAGTCCCTATTTAACGGATAAAGGGGACTTCCGTCTTTTCTTAACACTTGCTTCGTATCTCCGGTTTTAGAGATCTTTCTTTATATATTGATCCTAAAACGTTTTTTCAAATATCTTAATATTCGCGCACTCAAACGTCAAAATTCTTTTTTAAAAACCTCGAAATAATTCCTAGTATCGTTAGGCAAAATTGAAGGAGAAGGTCCGAATCCTGGATTGTTTTGATTCGGGTTATACTGACCTTTGTTTTCCTTCTTGTTTCCGTTTCCTTGATAGCTGATAAGCGTGCTAAACAGAAGTTCAAAATTAGCCACATTCAAAGTAGAATCTTCTAAAGTGATTTCCACTAAGAAATGGTTTCCGGAACTCGTGTAGTCAAACTCGTAAAAAAAGACAGGGTCGGCGTAAGCGGAAAATATCGGAGCAATCTTCTTATCTTTTTTATCACTTCTATAAATTTGAACAAGGAAAGAATGCGCAGCATCGTCGTGCGCCAAACCGATTCCTAATTTGTATTTTTGTGTTCCTTCTTCTTGAATAGAAGGAAGATGAATCTTATAAATAACCGAGTTCCCTTTAAAAACGGCCCCATTGAATTGGTGTTTTTTTTCGACGCTGTATCCGGAATCTCGTAAGTTTCTTCTGACCTCTTCTAAAAACGCTCTGAGCTCTCTTTTTTCTTCACTCGATTTTCCGGTGACAGAAGTGCCCGCAGGAGTCTTATCTTGAGAATGGAGGAAGTAGGGTATGTAAAAAGCGACTAAAAGTGATATTAGGGGGATAATTTCGCGTATTTTAGAAATAGGTCCGTTCATTTTATTCTCTTCTTATGTAGTTTAGTCGAGGATGTACACGATGAAAAGATTTTTTTATTCATTCATATGCCCCTTTTGTTTTTTTCGATCCGGCCGACATTGATAGAAGGTATTATTGGGATGGAATTCTATGCAATTTAAGACTCTTCTTACGCTCATTTTTTTTGTTTCTTTTGGGAACTGTGTCTCGAACTCAAAATACGATTCTCTTTTAAAGGCTTACGAGGATTCTAAGCTCGAAAATCAGAGGATTGTAAGTGAAAAAGAAGGTCTCTTTAATTCCTTAGAAGAGTTAAAACGAATTCAGGAAGAATCTGATAAGAGAATTCGCGAATACAAGGGGCTCATGGCGACCTTTCAATCCATGATCGATTCCGGTAAACTTAAGATTAAGATCATAGACGGAAGAATGGTGGTTGTTCTTTCATCCGATATACTTTTCCCGGTAGGGTCCGCGTTTCTTTCTCCGTCCGGAACCGCCGCGATTCGAGAAGTTACAACTCTTCTTGCTTCCCTGGAAGGAAAACGTTTTCAAATCGAAGGTCATACGGACGATACTCCGACCGGAATCAAAGGTTATACGAATTGGGAATTGGCTTCTTCACGAGCGTTGAACGTTTTGCATACGATGGTAAAAGCGGGAATGCCCGAGATACGAATCAGTGCGGCGTCCATGGGAGCTTCCAGACCGGCTCTCCCGAATACTTCTCCTGAAAATCGATCAGCAAATCGAAGAATCGAAATCGTAATCGTGCCGGATCTTTCCAATCTTCCGGGTATGGAAGAATTGAAGAAATATTCGAATTAGTACATTATAAAAAATTAATTTTATACGAAAGTGTAAGCCCAGTAGATCAAAACGAGTTGTAAGGGAAGCCTCAGGAGAAGGGTCCACTTCGGAGGATCCGTTTTCCTCCTGGATTGATAGTGATATAAATTTGCGGGAAAGACGGCTATCAAAAGCAGAATTACTCCCCAAGCTCCGATCGATCTTGTATCCGGAAACAAAAGTAGTAAACCGAGTCCGATTTCGATAAGGCCGCTGATCCAGACCACAAACTTCGGATACGGAATGTAGGGAGGCATGATTCTCAAATAAAATTTCGGCAATACAAAATGAAGTATTCCCGCAATGATATAGAGAACGGCCATCGTATAAAGGCTTAAAACGATTGTATCAGGCATAATTCTTTCCTTTCAAAGAGTAAAAGATTATACCAGAAGCAGCCGGGATTGGATTTTAAAAAAATCAAATCGTTCTTTTTTCTCGGCCTCGATACTGGTTTCTTTGTTTCCGAACTTTCATTTGAAAAACTCCGACTCGAAGAGAGCTGATCTGCTTTTGACGAAATTCTTCCTTACGATATAAGTCTTTCTTTTGGAGGAACCGATTCGAATTTAAATTCATAGGCAAAACGCTCCTTGCCTTGGAATTACTCGGTCATCATAGGAAAATTCGATAAAGTACAAGAAAAAAAATATACTTTAAGATTTTTTTTTCCGTTTTGTTACTCAGGTTAGACGGTACACTTGAAATCTTCTTTTACCGTATTTTCGTCTAATCAATTCATTAGCTATGGATTTAAACAAACCTCTTAAGCAGGTCATGACAACGAGAATTATAACCGTGAACCTGGACGATACTGTTTCCAGAATCGGTAAAATTTTCGACAATTTGGAATTTCATCATCTACTCGTAATCGACGATCAGAAAAAACTCATCGGTGTGATATCGGATCGGGATTATTTAAAAGCGATCAGTCCTTTCGTCGGTACGAGATTGGAAAGGGTTCAAGACGATCTTACAAAGAAAAAAACGGCGTCTCAACTGATGAGCTCATTTCTAATCACCGCTTCGATGGATCAGACCATTCGATACGCGATCGAACTCATGATGCGCTATAAAATCTCTTGTCTTCCTGTGATGGACGATCGTGGAGAAATTGCGGGGATAGTAACTTCCAGAGACATTCTTAAAGAATCCCTGGTTCTTCCTCAAGGTTCAAATTCTTGATTCTGCGATTTTCAAAGAAGCAAGGCTCGTTTGCGCCGTCCTCCTTTTGTGAATTAGAGAAATTGAATATTCGGAATAGATACTTTCCAAAGATTCTGCAACTTTGTTCCAACTACAATCAAGCGCCTTTTTTCGAGCCTTGACGGCCATTTTTTTTCTAAGAACCGTTTGATTGGAAAGGAAGCAGGACATATCGATGAATTCCTGTTCTTTCCCGAAGGCCGGTAAAAATGCGGAAGAACCGTGTTCTAAATAAGAACCGGCGGCTGCGTATTGATAAGCGACCAAGGCGATTCCGCTCGCCATCGCTTCGAGAACGACGTTGCCGAATGTTTCAGTCATACTCGGAAAAAGGAAAAGATCTCCGGAAGCAAAGTATTTCGCCAATTCTTCTCCCTTCTTTAAACCAGCAAAAATCAAATCCGGATTCTTTTTTTGCAATGATTCTTTGAGAGGTCCTTCTCCGACTAAAACCATCTTAGCATTTGAATTGTTTTCTTGGATCTTTCGAAACGCTTGGATACTCAGTTCGATATTTTTTTCGGCTGCGATTCGGCCCACGTACAAAACTACGAGTTGGTCTTTGGAAACATCCCATTCTTTGCGAAGAATTGGATCTCTTTTGGAAGGATGAAAAAGTTCGGCGTCGATTCCTCTGGAAAC
This is a stretch of genomic DNA from Leptospira tipperaryensis. It encodes these proteins:
- the murB gene encoding UDP-N-acetylmuramate dehydrogenase, with translation MSVAFSESRIRNLKEFLESSKIPFRSEVRLSILSSFKIGGICPVVVEPENSEQVLEVLSIFKKLELPWKILGGGSNLLISDHPDNFVTLRLSGKFKEFDSFGEGKFRIGAATNTTPTFRQISQTGFTGAEFLSTIPGWTGGAVIQNAGCYGGELFDLIQTVEFLKNDEVLIRKPSEIEHGYRFTEFLNRKDSIILGIEILLKEGNVEEIEESLRDKRERRNSSQPENKRSAGSVFKNPKIYGEDGKEIKAWELIDRAGLRGVVKGGAQISPEHCNFIVNVGTATASDVNYLVDLVLDKVFQQSGILLKREIEYFGDIP
- a CDS encoding sensor domain-containing diguanylate cyclase, whose translation is MPLKDPKPELIKLYSSIGKIITSSLEQQEILDAVMEEVRLFFSPENWSLMRYDESSEELFFLIAEGLELDRIKNIRLKFGEGIAGSVVETKSPVFVENARNDPRFSSKVDDRTGFETKTIIAVPMIFRGQVHGVIELVNRFDGSSFTQEDLMILQTIADFTAISLVHSNQYEETKTLAFRDALTGVFNRNKLNHLKEEWSGRRMEDQLALVALLDLNDFKIINDTYGHKTGDQVLCRFANILRYVIRGTDKIFRIGGDEFLVLVQHENREKILQTQERFREAMTILLKKCKENNPPFHFTWGMSVGSLQKLEDLIHEADLSMYASKD
- a CDS encoding DUF1564 family protein; translated protein: MSGKNIKISKFSHERKLREIRRSGAFTADLYVPYQLYSYTLSKIKKNKSLSRYLEILLNEYKAQLFQEQKPHSLERTSYQRKAQDLKRVSFRPKEKDWAELRSIARYLGISMCKTFVLLLELERNDETENSPKKREKVKYRIQSLIQKFSPKRDQITFELIVDW
- a CDS encoding TetR/AcrR family transcriptional regulator, whose amino-acid sequence is MLRKDGSPLYPLNRDYKNSRERILEGAAIAFSKKGFHGTSLREISKECGLEQPSIYHHFHSKENLFRKALIATHLLILNEIRRRVVRDQGLHTEVISIFRAIALTAKEYPDKARLPFSLIYSAPVNLQNEYTERYGSQYRRLLEVAFERNELIQRKEEKLSLCVDLLHSLVLACSVEALYLDRVRGLEDRIELILGI
- a CDS encoding OmpA/MotB family protein; this translates as MQFKTLLTLIFFVSFGNCVSNSKYDSLLKAYEDSKLENQRIVSEKEGLFNSLEELKRIQEESDKRIREYKGLMATFQSMIDSGKLKIKIIDGRMVVVLSSDILFPVGSAFLSPSGTAAIREVTTLLASLEGKRFQIEGHTDDTPTGIKGYTNWELASSRALNVLHTMVKAGMPEIRISAASMGASRPALPNTSPENRSANRRIEIVIVPDLSNLPGMEELKKYSN
- a CDS encoding DoxX family protein — protein: MPDTIVLSLYTMAVLYIIAGILHFVLPKFYLRIMPPYIPYPKFVVWISGLIEIGLGLLLLFPDTRSIGAWGVILLLIAVFPANLYHYQSRRKTDPPKWTLLLRLPLQLVLIYWAYTFV
- a CDS encoding CBS domain-containing protein, with protein sequence MTTRIITVNLDDTVSRIGKIFDNLEFHHLLVIDDQKKLIGVISDRDYLKAISPFVGTRLERVQDDLTKKKTASQLMSSFLITASMDQTIRYAIELMMRYKISCLPVMDDRGEIAGIVTSRDILKESLVLPQGSNS
- a CDS encoding glycosyltransferase family 4 protein; this translates as MRSNFKSIEVSSSPIAPKRNFRIAFVTETYHPEINGVAKTLYRMVNDLVDRGNDVLLFRPRQGLRDQNNTRERYREVLMAGCRIPMYSDMRFGFPAKRILKRHFKKEKPDVVHVVTEGPLGWSAVRAAKELGIPVVSDFRTNFHSYAQYYKVGFAGKIVEKYLRNLHNKTKITLTPSQDVVEKLIKQGYDNVQVVSRGIDAELFHPSKRDPILRKEWDVSKDQLVVLYVGRIAAEKNIELSIQAFRKIQENNSNAKMVLVGEGPLKESLQKKNPDLIFAGLKKGEELAKYFASGDLFLFPSMTETFGNVVLEAMASGIALVAYQYAAAGSYLEHGSSAFLPAFGKEQEFIDMSCFLSNQTVLRKKMAVKARKKALDCSWNKVAESLESIYSEYSISLIHKRRTAQTSLASLKIAESRI